gagacaatAAAGAAGGTACTGAAGGAGATTCAACAAGGTTATTTTACCATGATTTAAGTCTAAAGATGGTTAAATGAGTATTTctttaatgtaatttaaaatgtgaTCATCTAAGCATGTGCACATTTATAGGCACCATATAtcttatatacacaaatatatttacTTTGCATATGTTATTATGTTTGcatattatttcaataattttagaAAGACCAAAGTAAAATGTCCATTCAAAAGATAAAAGTATTCCTCAAGTAGTGCATAGGTCTCTGGATTTTACTTCACATGCAGTCACTTGAATTCCATTTCCCAGAATCTGGTAGCTTAATGTCACAAGGCTAGTTACTAACCATATAGtacatttgaatttcctcttttatatcaaCTGCTGGAGTTAAAAAAGATAATGAacacaaaaatatttcacaataatGAATTTACAGAAATAAAGTTAAGTACTTTTCCTTGAGCAGAGGCAGCCTGAAGGACTAATAACAAAAGCTTGCCATTACATACAGAATCATCCATGGAGTTAGTTAAAAAAgtactttgttttctattttaaataaaagtacagTTGGATTCTGCTATACTTTGCCTAGACTTCCTAACATCTGCTTATTTCTTGTTCAGACCAAATCCAGTGAGGTAGAACCCCTTATCAGAAAGGACCAATCACCATAACAAAAGGATCACtctgaaagaatggaaaatctCCTATTGTACTACTTCACACCCATCAAAACTTCCTAGGACTCAGAGGGCCCCAATAAAGTTTCCGTTCATACTTTGGACCTGTACCTATTTTATCTGGACCATAGTCTGGGCATTTTACATAAAATCATCTCATTGCAATTTATGACTAGGCTCACTAccttaaaaaaagataaagtcaTGTCCCTAGCTACCATCACTCCCAAAGACAGCTAACAAAGTGGatattgaataaaaaaattatcaacaggtgtggagaatgtggagaaagtaAAGTGGAGAAAAGTTGATCAAAGAGTTTTAAGTTTCTCAAGTGAAATAACCTCTGGTGTTCTATTGCCtattaggatatatatatatatatatatatatatatatatgtaaaattacaATGTACTGGCTATTTTTTTAAGATTGAAGGAAAGGTTTTGAGGGTTTTCACTATGAAGAAATAATAACTATTAGAGAAAATAGACATGCATACCTTTATTTGAATGCCGGAATAGCAAAGGTCCTTGACCTGAAAGGactcaggaaaggaatgaacagatGAGACACATGAAAGGattcactcactcaggaagggaatgacaagacacatgaccagaaggctggtgatcaactggcaaaattttatttttctcagaaagatttatacaaaagaggaaaagccttaaacatcaaaaacactctgacctagttataacctttctgtttttgccaccctatattcttactgccagtgtccttgattaagtataaacttcttttcagtcaagggaaaccatttagtgttccttcccaccatgatataGAGACATGatgcacctgcagattctgaccttgtTGGAATACTtctaagccacagtgaccttatCAGACTATTGCTTTTGGTTCCCACACTTGAACATTACACAGcttacacatgtatggaaatattacttTGTAAtctaaaaacatgtaaaaatctCTACatgccaatttaaaaataaatgattaaagcaATATAAAAAACTAGATTTCTAGTTAAGGTTACTCACAAATATAAATTACAAGTATTAAAAATGTAagcacaaaaataatatgataagatTACCAGAGGAACTTTTTAGGAGGATTCTCAAGAAAGGATACAAATTTTGGCATAGTAGAACATAAAACTACCCagtaaaaaagactgaaatacaaaagagtataaaaattttaatggttCCCAAGACATGGTAttatgtgaaaatgaaaatagtgcAGGTATGTTTATGAACCCATTCCTAAGGCTCTCAAGATCAATAAGACAATAGGAGAAAAAAACTACCTCTGAGGCGAAATGCAAGCTGAGAAAAGAGTGACACTGAAGATTCACTAAGAAGCAGAAGTTCAGAGAAAGACTGAAAGCTCTCACATCTTGTAAATAGGGAACACAATGCCCATCACACTGAAAGGGTTCTTCTACTGAGGATATTTCCCAGAGCTCCTTTCATGTCCTGATTCCTCAGACTATAGATAAAGGGATTTGACATGGGTATGACAAGAGTGTAcatcacagcaacaaaaacatcCTTATCATTAGTGTTATTGGATGAGGGGGCAAAGTATAACCCAATAATTGTTCCATAGTATAAGGAAACTGCACAGAGATGAGAGCCACAAGTAGACACTGCTTTTAAGAGTCCTCTGACAGAGGAAGATTTCAGAATGGTGGCCCCAATGTGGCCATAAGAGACCAGAATACATATGAATGGCAGGGTGACAACCACCATTCCTTCAGTGAGGATAACCAGCTCATTTATACTGGTGTCTGAGCTGGACAACTTAAGTAAAGCAGAGAGGTCACAGAAGAAGTGGGGCAGAATGTTGTCTCTAAAGAAAGTGAGATGGGCTAGAAGGAGGGTGTGTAGGAGGGCACTGGCACAAGATAAGACCCAGGACACAATTACTAACAGGGAACATAGGGTCTGACTCATGATGGTCATATAGTGCAAGGGGTGACAAATGGCCATATATCTGTCATAAGCCATTGAGGTGAGAAGAAAGTTGTCAATACACccaaacaacaagaaaaagtaTACCTGGGAAATGCACATAGCATAGGAGATGGATTGACTCTGTGTCAGCATATTCATGAGCATCTTTGGAGCTGTGACTGATGAGAAAGAGATGTCAGTGAAGGCCAAGTggctgaggaagaagtacatgggggtgtggaggtgagaGTCCAGCCTGATGAGCAGAATAATGAGCAGGTTCCCCAGCACTGTGGTCAGGTACATGGCCAGGAACAGGGCATAGAACATGGCTTGTTCTTCTGGTCGGATGGGGAGCCCCAGGAGGATGAATTCAGACACACTGCTCTGATTATCTCTCTTCATGCTCTTCTAGATCTCTTTGctggaaatgaaaaaatagaacatGAAAAACTGAAGTTATTGTACCTGCTAAGTAACAAAAACATGGTTTTGAACTAGTCAGTGAGTTCATTTTAACCTGCATGTCTCAAACTTTTGGACACACTAACGGGCTAGTATTGGCATGGGCTTCTATGATCTTAGGAATCAACTCAACAGGGTTTTCAAAATCCATAAAACATTGCTGTAATAATCATATCAGATCAGGTTCAAACCCAAGGAATCCAGGAGTCCCTAACAGAAAACTGAGACTAGGGAATGAGTTTGCAAAGCCAGGTCTGGAATTAATTATTAGAAAAACTAGTAGTTTACCTATTGGCCTGGCTTAACTTCCCACAATCCACTGAAATACATTTTGGACATTTTTCTGGGGAGAAAGTTGTTTTTGCTGTtactggggaccgaactcagggtcCTCTGCATGTTAGGCAATtgttctaccactggaaccacacctccaTTCTGAAATATACTTGATTAACACTTTATTTCCATACACTGAATCAAGGTGATAGAACACAATGGTCTGCTTTGAATCTCCATGATATCACAATCTGGAAGCTTATTGGAAGTATCATATGTAGCAGGTCAAGGCAAAGGCAATAACATAAAATCCAGGtcaataacataaaataattgtGGCATATCTTGTCATACAGTCATCAGTTCTTCCTTTtggaaaattctttcccattcatagtttcagtcttccatcaccctttgtaaaaaaaatttttctggaATGTGGAAGAAAATATCTCTGCTAATATTGCAACTTCCTACTTTATATTTTCTCTGCGATCAAACCAAGTTGTTCTTAATAAGTATGTAGAACACCAGGAAATACTCAACTTTTCAGTCACATATAGGATCTAACAAAAAAGAGGTTCTTTGTAAAAATGTATctcttgtaaaataaaataatttctccaAAGTTTTATTTCAAACCTTGATTTTATAACAGTGATCTTTAACTGATAATCTTCTCATCACATTTTTGCTATCTCTTATGCCTTGTAAAAACTCcagttctcctctttctccttcaaaTTAGTTGTTCATAGTCCTACTCATATAAACAATCAGCATGATAGGGAAAGAACATAGTAAGGCTGTACTAAAAATGGCATACATATTTTGCACAATCTTTTTCAATGTGAATGTCTTGGTTTATTAGTGCTGTAATATGTCACTATCTGATACATCACTCATTTGGGGGGTTGACTAAAGTTAGTAGTAATGTAAATACTCTACTAACTTGATCAAAATTATCTTGAAATTTCACATATTCTTTGGTTCACTGTATTCAAAATCCTTTGATGCAATTACTTGAGATggattatacttttatttatgtcACTTATTTCCATGTTAGTAAAAATCAGCTTATACCAATTGATATGGCATTAGCTGTCTGATAggcaatattattttatttccagaaGTACTTCAGTAAATAACATCATTCATATGTCCTTATGTTTActagcatatatatttacatgctAAATGGGATAGAATCGATATTCATGATTTTGATAAATTGTAAAGTTAAGAGACTAAGGTGATAGGTAGCacattttctgtgttctttaaaACAATTCTTAATATAAGAATCTACCACAGAAGGTTGTGAAAATGGGTATTTTAGTTAAGTGTTTGCAGAGGACAGGGCTAAGACACTTGAGGAACAGAGAAATATTTAATTCCACAGTTATCAATGGAAAGATACATATTATAGAATTATTGAGAAGCTGTCACATGTAAGGCCTTTTCTGCTGTAATAGAATGAAACATTCTACTGTAATATACAcaagaaaaagtttaaataaagaaGTGACTAAAAGTTTTCAAACAGCTTTTTATCTACTGAGTAGACAGCAAGAGTATAACACAAATCTAAATGATGGGGTACTGTAGTAATTTAGCTACAAATAATATCTGCTTCCACCTGGATTGATGCAGTggagatgaataaaataataggGATACAGAAtaaaatttggaacaaaatccAACAAGACTTAAAGCAGATTAAACATAACCAAAAAGAGGAAAGTTTCTGCTAATCCTCTCAAAACTTAGCTAGATAGTCatgataaattata
Above is a genomic segment from Castor canadensis chromosome 13, mCasCan1.hap1v2, whole genome shotgun sequence containing:
- the LOC109675743 gene encoding olfactory receptor 1J21-like, which produces MKRDNQSSVSEFILLGLPIRPEEQAMFYALFLAMYLTTVLGNLLIILLIRLDSHLHTPMYFFLSHLAFTDISFSSVTAPKMLMNMLTQSQSISYAMCISQVYFFLLFGCIDNFLLTSMAYDRYMAICHPLHYMTIMSQTLCSLLVIVSWVLSCASALLHTLLLAHLTFFRDNILPHFFCDLSALLKLSSSDTSINELVILTEGMVVVTLPFICILVSYGHIGATILKSSSVRGLLKAVSTCGSHLCAVSLYYGTIIGLYFAPSSNNTNDKDVFVAVMYTLVIPMSNPFIYSLRNQDMKGALGNILSRRTLSV